In the Gemmatimonadota bacterium genome, one interval contains:
- the leuD gene encoding 3-isopropylmalate dehydratase small subunit gives MAEPFTSHTGLAVPLDRINVDTDQIIPKQFLKRIERTGFGQFLFYDWRFTGDGSPDPGFVLNEDRYRDATILLTGDNFGCGSSREHAPWALQDYGFRVIIAPSFADIFYNNCFKNGLLPVVLPGDTVRRMLRYAAEQHPYSISVDLEEQVVAEPRGASHRFEVDPFLRHFILKGLDEIGWTLQYEDDIAAYERTQCTG, from the coding sequence ATGGCGGAACCCTTTACCTCGCACACCGGCCTGGCGGTCCCGCTCGACCGGATCAACGTGGACACGGACCAGATCATCCCCAAGCAGTTCCTGAAACGGATCGAGCGCACGGGGTTCGGCCAGTTCCTTTTCTACGACTGGCGGTTCACCGGCGACGGCTCACCCGATCCCGGTTTCGTGCTCAACGAAGACCGCTACCGGGACGCCACGATCCTGTTGACCGGGGACAACTTCGGCTGTGGGAGTTCCCGCGAGCACGCGCCCTGGGCCCTGCAGGACTACGGCTTCCGCGTGATCATCGCGCCGTCCTTCGCGGACATCTTCTACAACAACTGCTTCAAGAACGGACTGCTTCCCGTCGTGCTGCCCGGAGATACCGTACGCCGCATGCTCCGGTACGCGGCGGAACAGCACCCCTATTCCATCTCGGTGGACCTCGAGGAGCAGGTCGTCGCCGAGCCCCGCGGCGCGTCCCACCGATTCGAGGTCGATCCCTTCCTCAGGCACTTTATCCTGAAGGGTCTGGACGAGATCGGCTGGACCCTGCAATACGAGGACGATATTGCGGCGTATGAACGTACCCAGTGTACCGGTTGA
- the leuC gene encoding 3-isopropylmalate dehydratase large subunit translates to MPPKTMYEKVWDQHVVREMPDGLTVLYIDAHLIHEVTSPQAFEGLRAAGRKLRRTDLTYATMDHNVPTTDRSLPMTDEIARLQVDMLARNCEEFGVPLYDLDSPRNGIVHVIGPELGITQPGKTMVCGDSHTSTHGAFGALAFGIGTSEVEHVMATQCLLQKRSRTFEIRVDGVLSEGVTAKDIILNIIRRTGTAGGTGTVIEYAGSTILGLSMDERMTICNMSIELGARAGLIAPDDTTFEYLAGREFTPDGAAFDRAVAEWRTLATDDGAEFDERLALKADEIVPQVSWGTNPGMVTDVTGVVPDPAWMDSENDRRAAEKALSYMALEPNTSITDIEIDRVFIGSCTNSRLSDLRAAADVIKGRRVSPRVTALVVPGSHAVKRQAEAEGLDRVFLEAGFEWREAGCSMCLGMNPDILQPGERCASTSNRNFEGRQGRNGRTHLVSPAMAAAAAVAGHFVDVRDW, encoded by the coding sequence ATGCCTCCCAAAACCATGTACGAGAAGGTCTGGGACCAGCACGTCGTCAGGGAGATGCCCGACGGGCTCACCGTCCTGTACATCGACGCCCACCTGATCCACGAGGTGACCTCTCCGCAGGCTTTCGAAGGGCTGCGGGCCGCGGGCCGGAAGCTGAGGCGGACCGACCTGACCTACGCCACTATGGATCACAACGTGCCCACCACCGACCGGTCCCTGCCCATGACCGACGAGATCGCGCGCCTGCAGGTGGACATGCTGGCCCGGAATTGCGAGGAGTTCGGCGTGCCCCTGTACGACCTCGACTCGCCCCGCAACGGGATCGTCCACGTGATCGGTCCGGAACTGGGCATCACGCAGCCGGGCAAGACCATGGTCTGCGGCGACAGTCACACGTCCACCCACGGCGCCTTCGGCGCGCTGGCCTTCGGCATCGGCACGAGCGAGGTCGAGCACGTCATGGCCACGCAGTGCCTGCTCCAGAAGCGCTCCCGGACCTTCGAGATCCGCGTGGACGGCGTACTGAGCGAGGGGGTGACCGCCAAGGACATCATCCTGAACATCATCCGCCGCACCGGTACGGCCGGGGGCACGGGCACGGTCATCGAGTACGCGGGCAGCACGATCCTCGGTCTTTCGATGGACGAACGGATGACGATCTGCAACATGTCCATCGAACTGGGTGCGCGGGCCGGCCTCATCGCGCCGGACGACACGACCTTCGAGTACCTGGCGGGGCGGGAGTTCACACCGGACGGCGCGGCGTTCGACCGGGCCGTGGCGGAGTGGCGGACGCTGGCCACCGACGACGGGGCCGAATTCGACGAGCGGCTCGCGCTCAAGGCGGACGAGATCGTGCCCCAGGTGTCGTGGGGAACCAACCCCGGCATGGTGACGGACGTGACCGGCGTCGTGCCCGATCCCGCCTGGATGGACAGCGAAAACGACCGGCGCGCGGCCGAAAAAGCCCTCTCCTATATGGCGCTTGAACCCAACACGTCGATCACCGATATCGAGATCGACCGCGTCTTCATCGGCAGCTGCACCAATTCCCGACTGAGCGACCTGCGGGCGGCCGCGGACGTCATCAAGGGCCGCCGCGTATCGCCGCGGGTGACCGCCCTGGTCGTGCCCGGGTCCCACGCGGTCAAGCGGCAGGCCGAAGCCGAGGGACTGGACCGGGTGTTCCTGGAAGCCGGCTTCGAATGGCGCGAGGCCGGTTGCAGCATGTGCCTGGGCATGAACCCGGACATCCTGCAGCCCGGCGAGCGGTGCGCCAGCACCTCGAACCGCAACTTCGAAGGCCGGCAGGGCAGGAACGGACGCACGCACCTGGTCAGCCCGGCCATGGCCGCGGCGGCCGCCGTCGCCGGCCATTTCGTCGACGTGAGAGACTGGTAG
- a CDS encoding DUF512 domain-containing protein codes for MRIEQVRPDSIADHVGLVPGDRLIRINQARVRDSLDYRFWSSEDVLELDILQANGNRVLIDVEKDPDEDLGLSLHEPPYQACANKCVFCFIHQNPKGMRKAVYFQDEDVRLTFLYGNYVTLAFASDAYLDRIIVQRLSPIYVSVHATDPELRRMLLGAPKAKDVMPILRRLADGGILIETQIVLCPGLNDGPALRKTVDDLAELYPAVESVSIVPVGLTAHRQGLYHLEPVTVDYARRMIDTVGDWQDELRERLGHPLVYLSDEWYLMSSTPFPPPSFYEDCPVVENGVGMVTQFETEMGEQTRSLPDRAAEPLRTTLVTAELAQNVVRTSLVEPLNRVAHVEAKLVVAENTFFGPGITVSGLLTGRDILHALKGVDVGDRVYLPPNVLNDDGLLLDDMNLSGLSERIGAPVELFPGHVRDLPGLGEANER; via the coding sequence ATGCGGATAGAACAGGTGCGTCCGGACAGCATCGCGGATCATGTCGGCCTGGTCCCCGGAGACCGGTTGATCCGGATCAATCAGGCCCGGGTCAGGGATTCCCTCGACTACCGGTTCTGGTCCAGTGAAGACGTGCTGGAACTCGACATTCTCCAGGCCAATGGAAACCGGGTGCTGATCGACGTGGAGAAGGATCCGGATGAAGACCTCGGTCTGTCTCTCCACGAACCGCCCTACCAGGCCTGCGCGAACAAGTGCGTGTTCTGCTTCATCCACCAGAATCCGAAGGGCATGCGCAAGGCCGTATACTTCCAGGACGAGGACGTGCGCCTCACGTTCCTCTACGGCAACTACGTGACGCTGGCCTTCGCCTCCGACGCGTACCTCGATCGGATCATCGTGCAGCGCCTGAGTCCGATCTACGTGTCGGTCCACGCCACGGACCCGGAACTGCGACGGATGCTGCTGGGCGCGCCCAAGGCGAAGGACGTCATGCCCATCCTGCGGCGGCTGGCGGACGGCGGCATCCTGATCGAGACGCAGATCGTCCTCTGTCCCGGACTCAACGACGGCCCCGCGCTGCGAAAGACCGTGGACGACCTGGCCGAACTTTATCCTGCGGTGGAGTCGGTCTCCATCGTGCCCGTCGGCCTCACCGCGCACCGCCAGGGACTGTATCACCTCGAGCCGGTCACCGTGGACTACGCCCGGCGCATGATCGATACGGTCGGCGACTGGCAGGATGAGCTTCGCGAACGGCTCGGGCATCCGCTGGTGTATCTGTCCGACGAATGGTACCTGATGTCTTCCACGCCCTTTCCTCCGCCGTCCTTCTACGAAGACTGCCCCGTCGTGGAGAACGGCGTCGGCATGGTCACGCAGTTCGAAACCGAAATGGGCGAGCAGACGCGTTCGCTTCCCGATCGGGCGGCCGAACCGCTCCGGACGACGCTGGTCACTGCCGAACTGGCACAGAACGTGGTCCGGACGTCGCTCGTGGAACCCCTGAACCGGGTGGCACACGTGGAAGCGAAGCTGGTCGTGGCGGAGAACACGTTCTTCGGCCCGGGGATCACGGTGTCGGGACTGTTGACCGGCCGGGACATCCTCCACGCGCTGAAGGGCGTGGACGTGGGCGACCGCGTGTACCTTCCGCCGAACGTGCTGAACGACGACGGACTGCTGCTGGACGACATGAACCTCTCCGGCCTGAGCGAGCGGATCGGGGCGCCGGTGGAACTCTTCCCCGGCCACGTGCGGGATCTTCCGGGTCTAGGCGAAGCGAACGAACGGTAA
- a CDS encoding ribosome biogenesis GTPase Der, with product MSPVIAIIGRPNVGKSVLFNRMIGRRDAIVHDAPGITRDRHYADADWFGKKFTVVDTGGLVPESDEPMEAAIEQQARLAVSEADVILLVTDVRTGIMPLDQKAAEVVRRSGKQVIVVANKVDSGAQENHAYEFGALGLGEPVMISALKGRNTGDLMDLLAERMPEPELVEEEEDGAIKVAIVGRPNVGKSSLVNAIVGRDTVIVSDVPGTTRDSVDTKITRQGVKYNLIDTAGLRRRSRIKSDVEFYSLTRTMRSIARCDVAVLLVDAVDGLATQEQRIVSQVDEAGKGLVIAFNKWDLVDRTEHPTEAYAQTAREYLRFADYAPILFVSAETRRGVTQIMQKTRHVHEMRSLRISTGELNRVVESITAYYPPPAAPDGRATSILYCTQVQNAPPTFVFFVNHPDAVPDSYRRYLSNRLREAFVFEGSPIRVLIRGREGKR from the coding sequence ATGTCCCCTGTCATCGCCATCATAGGACGCCCCAACGTGGGCAAGTCGGTGCTGTTCAACCGGATGATCGGCCGTCGCGACGCCATCGTGCACGACGCCCCCGGCATCACGCGGGACCGGCACTACGCCGACGCCGACTGGTTCGGGAAGAAGTTCACCGTGGTGGACACGGGCGGCCTGGTCCCGGAATCCGACGAGCCCATGGAAGCGGCCATCGAGCAGCAGGCCCGGCTGGCCGTCAGCGAAGCCGACGTGATCCTGCTGGTCACGGACGTCCGCACGGGCATCATGCCTCTGGACCAGAAGGCGGCCGAAGTCGTCCGCCGGTCCGGCAAGCAGGTCATCGTCGTCGCGAACAAGGTGGACAGCGGCGCCCAGGAGAACCACGCCTACGAGTTCGGCGCCCTGGGATTGGGCGAACCCGTGATGATCTCCGCCCTGAAGGGACGCAACACGGGCGACCTGATGGATCTGCTGGCGGAGCGGATGCCCGAACCCGAGCTTGTCGAAGAAGAGGAAGACGGCGCGATCAAGGTGGCGATCGTGGGCAGGCCCAATGTGGGCAAATCGTCCCTGGTCAACGCCATCGTGGGCAGGGACACGGTGATCGTCTCCGACGTCCCCGGTACTACGAGGGACTCGGTGGACACGAAAATCACCCGGCAGGGCGTGAAGTACAACCTGATCGATACCGCCGGCCTCCGGCGCAGGTCCCGGATTAAAAGCGATGTCGAGTTCTACAGTCTCACCCGGACAATGCGGAGCATAGCGCGCTGCGACGTGGCGGTGCTTCTGGTGGACGCCGTGGACGGCTTGGCCACGCAGGAGCAGCGGATCGTATCGCAGGTGGACGAGGCCGGGAAGGGACTGGTCATCGCCTTCAACAAGTGGGACCTGGTGGACCGGACCGAGCATCCGACCGAGGCCTACGCCCAGACGGCCAGGGAGTACCTCCGGTTCGCCGACTACGCGCCGATCCTGTTCGTTTCGGCCGAGACCCGCCGCGGGGTGACTCAGATCATGCAGAAGACGCGCCACGTCCACGAAATGCGTTCCCTCCGGATATCTACCGGCGAGCTGAACCGCGTCGTGGAAAGCATCACGGCCTACTATCCGCCCCCGGCCGCGCCGGACGGGCGGGCGACCAGCATCCTCTACTGCACGCAGGTACAGAACGCGCCGCCCACCTTCGTGTTTTTCGTGAACCATCCGGACGCGGTCCCGGATTCGTACAGGCGGTACCTGTCGAACCGGCTCCGGGAGGCCTTCGTTTTCGAGGGTTCGCCCATACGCGTGCTGATCCGCGGACGGGAAGGGAAACGATGA
- a CDS encoding MerR family transcriptional regulator, translating to MSKLYYSSSEVSTMLELEPSVLRFWEDQFGQLRIKRNRAGKRMYREKDIELIRTIKQLTRDEGYTIAGAKKKLQESAANRGVEQAARAAERANAAPGAERAAPGPANAAPGAEPAAPDKQTATDERTAPPADTSSQSELIQWLRSNLIEIRDSMD from the coding sequence ATGAGCAAGCTGTATTATTCCAGCAGCGAAGTCTCGACCATGCTCGAACTGGAGCCGTCCGTACTCCGTTTCTGGGAAGACCAGTTCGGCCAGCTTCGCATCAAGCGGAACCGCGCCGGCAAGCGGATGTACCGGGAGAAGGACATTGAGCTCATCCGCACGATCAAGCAGCTCACCCGGGACGAGGGTTACACGATCGCCGGCGCCAAGAAGAAGCTCCAGGAATCCGCGGCGAACCGAGGCGTGGAGCAGGCGGCCCGAGCCGCGGAAAGGGCGAACGCGGCCCCAGGCGCGGAGAGGGCAGCGCCCGGCCCGGCGAACGCGGCCCCAGGCGCGGAACCGGCGGCCCCCGACAAGCAGACGGCCACTGACGAGCGGACGGCCCCTCCGGCCGATACCTCCTCCCAATCCGAACTCATCCAGTGGTTGCGTTCCAACCTGATCGAGATCCGGGATTCAATGGACTAG
- a CDS encoding M1 family metallopeptidase — protein MIAFPPRTSSRLLPAFLSSLLFYLFSLASDTPGARAAVTNPQAISGPSTVDRPSIPGPAIEAALEELYRQLDGRRIGESPLEEILDDGGPSLAERYGDARIRLRERHALDSLLARPVVRLNVFFEEEERLSAELWDVRFVQHEDGWKAEQFEPLLAAHLGFRFSLREDEVYAFDRLTIERSAGVFEIEDGLLMPGFSGDRIGRAVLVGPGRFTFTPSDRVERHQMNKYARTTDDAYTTGFDRMVLILSPDGYEHLVEGVALSRIGGGRAFDRAKALLNRVDRDYLLDMKPARERFSLAHTHADFLQAEIDLADSDRWLVYTNSPYEPESVSLVQKSGFPRNPDISPPVVWCRFAPGPPGPEGPEGNSGRDAQDETVRGPLLSLDHYDIAGSLERGGMRLRMKTTVEITARADPLTAATFTLNPDLDVYRVEYDGGDDALFTRQGTWLTVPFRRPVPGDSTTTLTLWYEGDVFRDRGGSVFGLLTNQQWLPVHSSADLYTFVLELHYPEKLTVATVGAQVASHAEEDTRVTRWRRTQPVSSLGMTVSENRTRTVSAGGIDVILSVDEDRRTAEPNTARILTHIGPALDFFGGIFGPYPYEKLDVVQMPDNYAFGRALPSMLMLWGLYFQDAFGLDTNLHAHMYTEVQHLFRGFLAHELAHQWWGGALVPKTYRDAWLSEAMATYAADLYIESETGPEAFREMLKRHTDQALFADRHGAIDLGMRLGEHYQSVVYEKGALVLHMLRRTIGDEHFMNVLSRFCRQYAGKPVTTADFEAAVKTETGREMGWFFDQWIRDTGYPVYRVYFTSSEGGVGAVSGGAVSSGPGQGGLDSGGERTGVGFTVRGQLLQEQEGRVFHAIVPLVIELENGDRIVREIWNTQRRQTFEYALPDRAKRIDIAPDFSVYYKAAR, from the coding sequence ATGATCGCCTTCCCGCCCCGTACGTCGTCCCGGTTGTTGCCCGCCTTCCTGTCGAGCCTGCTGTTCTACCTCTTTTCCCTTGCATCCGATACACCAGGCGCCCGCGCGGCAGTAACCAATCCGCAGGCCATCTCCGGTCCGTCGACCGTCGACCGTCCCAGCATCCCGGGCCCAGCCATCGAAGCGGCCCTGGAGGAGCTGTACCGGCAGCTCGATGGCCGGCGTATTGGCGAAAGCCCCCTCGAAGAGATCCTCGACGATGGCGGTCCTTCCCTGGCCGAACGGTACGGAGACGCCAGGATCAGGCTGAGGGAGCGGCACGCGTTGGACAGCCTCCTCGCCCGTCCCGTAGTACGGCTGAACGTTTTCTTCGAAGAGGAAGAGCGGCTTTCGGCCGAACTGTGGGATGTCCGTTTCGTGCAACATGAGGATGGCTGGAAAGCCGAGCAGTTCGAGCCGCTGTTGGCGGCCCACCTCGGCTTCCGGTTCTCCCTGCGCGAGGACGAGGTCTACGCTTTCGACCGCCTGACGATCGAGCGGTCCGCCGGAGTATTCGAGATCGAAGACGGCCTGTTGATGCCCGGGTTCTCCGGAGATCGGATCGGGCGCGCGGTCCTCGTGGGCCCGGGGCGATTCACCTTTACGCCATCGGATCGCGTCGAGCGCCATCAGATGAACAAGTACGCCCGTACGACCGACGATGCCTACACGACGGGGTTCGACCGGATGGTGCTGATCCTGTCGCCCGATGGATATGAGCATCTGGTGGAAGGCGTGGCGCTTTCGCGCATAGGGGGCGGACGGGCATTCGACCGGGCGAAGGCCCTGCTGAACCGCGTCGACCGGGACTACCTGCTGGACATGAAACCCGCCCGGGAACGCTTCTCCCTCGCCCACACCCATGCGGATTTCCTGCAGGCGGAGATCGATCTCGCGGACTCGGACCGGTGGCTCGTCTATACGAACAGCCCCTATGAACCGGAATCGGTCAGCCTGGTCCAGAAGAGCGGTTTCCCCAGGAATCCGGATATCAGTCCGCCCGTGGTCTGGTGCCGTTTCGCTCCGGGACCGCCGGGACCGGAGGGACCGGAGGGAAATTCCGGACGCGACGCGCAGGACGAGACGGTCCGGGGTCCGCTGCTGTCCCTGGACCACTACGATATCGCGGGATCCCTTGAGCGGGGCGGCATGCGATTGCGCATGAAGACGACCGTGGAAATCACGGCCCGGGCGGACCCGCTCACCGCGGCGACTTTCACGCTGAATCCGGATCTCGACGTCTACCGCGTGGAATACGACGGCGGCGACGACGCGCTGTTCACGCGGCAGGGCACCTGGCTCACGGTCCCGTTCCGGCGGCCGGTGCCGGGGGACAGCACCACGACGCTGACCCTCTGGTACGAGGGCGACGTCTTCCGGGACCGCGGTGGCAGCGTCTTCGGCCTGTTGACCAACCAGCAGTGGCTTCCCGTTCATTCCAGCGCGGATCTGTACACTTTCGTCCTGGAACTGCACTATCCGGAAAAGCTGACCGTGGCGACGGTCGGCGCCCAAGTGGCCAGCCATGCGGAGGAGGATACGCGCGTCACACGCTGGCGGCGGACGCAGCCCGTGTCGTCGCTGGGCATGACGGTCTCCGAGAACCGTACCCGCACGGTCTCCGCGGGTGGCATCGACGTGATCCTCAGTGTGGACGAAGACCGGCGCACTGCCGAACCGAACACGGCGCGGATCCTCACGCACATCGGTCCCGCGCTGGATTTTTTCGGCGGCATCTTCGGTCCCTATCCCTATGAAAAGCTCGACGTCGTCCAGATGCCGGACAACTATGCTTTCGGAAGGGCCCTGCCGTCGATGCTGATGCTGTGGGGACTGTACTTCCAGGATGCCTTCGGCCTGGACACGAACCTGCACGCCCACATGTATACGGAAGTGCAGCACCTCTTCCGCGGGTTCCTGGCGCACGAACTCGCCCACCAGTGGTGGGGCGGCGCCCTGGTCCCGAAGACGTATCGCGACGCCTGGCTCTCGGAGGCCATGGCTACGTACGCGGCGGATCTGTACATCGAGAGCGAGACCGGTCCCGAAGCGTTCCGTGAGATGCTGAAACGGCACACGGACCAGGCGCTGTTCGCCGACCGTCACGGTGCGATCGACCTGGGCATGCGGCTCGGAGAACATTACCAGTCGGTCGTCTACGAGAAGGGCGCCCTGGTACTCCACATGCTGCGGCGCACCATCGGAGACGAGCACTTCATGAACGTGCTCTCGCGGTTCTGCCGGCAATACGCGGGTAAGCCGGTTACGACGGCTGACTTCGAGGCCGCGGTGAAAACGGAAACGGGCCGGGAGATGGGCTGGTTCTTCGACCAGTGGATCCGGGACACGGGCTATCCGGTCTACCGGGTGTATTTCACCAGCAGCGAAGGGGGCGTCGGTGCAGTGTCCGGCGGTGCGGTATCTAGCGGCCCGGGTCAGGGCGGATTAGATTCGGGCGGTGAGCGGACCGGCGTTGGGTTCACGGTGCGCGGACAGCTATTGCAGGAACAGGAGGGCCGCGTGTTCCATGCGATCGTGCCCCTGGTCATCGAGTTGGAAAACGGTGACCGGATCGTCCGGGAGATCTGGAATACCCAAAGGCGTCAGACCTTCGAGTACGCATTGCCGGACAGGGCGAAGCGCATCGACATCGCGCCGGATTTCTCGGTGTACTACAAGGCGGCCCGGTAG